From a single Borreliella spielmanii genomic region:
- a CDS encoding P13 family porin, with protein sequence MKKIFTLILIFGLTIQIFSTQNKQDRIEKGIESFNKYEKEKKDPIGPFLLNLFLPFAIGSFVQGDYIGGGSVLGFNLLGAILWGTGLIFNIRESQLTGSILIGVGASILVTSYMTSLIIPFTFANKHNENLKKRLSTELAGFEPNFDIRINGFQLSFKKSY encoded by the coding sequence ATGAAAAAAATTTTCACATTAATATTAATTTTTGGTTTAACAATTCAAATCTTTTCCACACAAAATAAACAAGATAGAATTGAAAAAGGTATTGAAAGTTTCAATAAATATGAAAAAGAGAAAAAAGATCCAATAGGACCATTCCTTTTGAATTTGTTTTTGCCTTTTGCAATAGGATCCTTTGTCCAAGGAGATTATATTGGTGGTGGGTCGGTGCTTGGATTTAATTTATTAGGAGCAATCCTTTGGGGAACTGGACTTATTTTTAACATTCGTGAGTCACAATTAACCGGATCCATACTAATAGGGGTAGGAGCAAGCATACTTGTAACATCCTACATGACCTCACTTATTATTCCATTTACATTTGCAAATAAGCATAATGAAAATCTTAAAAAAAGACTTAGCACCGAGCTTGCGGGTTTTGAGCCCAATTTTGATATTAGAATAAACGGATTCCAACTGTCATTTAAAAAAAGTTATTAA
- a CDS encoding S2/P23 family protein, producing MKIVIVSVAVLILSCSLDNNSKIQKEGSDFEKNGSDGLSQEKRTLGSANFRSLLDDSGSRSSSFQNYEPLKALENKNKFINYNQIEFLEGTKSVTLFVWPIYIRWMKIKARDLCDERGNCIKELNGIKYSYLVSPIDGSYISYAMPLIIFETTSESDPLYSVSGFKLISKGSNINFNDNKGGFLGGIPMSEKSVESGLVTAYPFGSNDSKKVVEAFTALCSNGIWSDMVAEITIKFKKHPQNEKAYRITLDSQLFNVAMKKIIEKYPNIRRASLAFKSLIN from the coding sequence TTGAAAATAGTCATTGTATCTGTTGCAGTTTTAATTCTTAGTTGTTCTTTAGATAATAATTCAAAAATACAAAAAGAAGGTAGCGATTTTGAAAAAAATGGATCAGATGGGCTAAGTCAAGAAAAAAGGACTTTAGGTTCGGCGAATTTTAGGTCATTGTTAGATGATTCTGGGTCAAGGTCTTCTAGTTTTCAAAATTATGAGCCTTTAAAAGCGCTTGAGAATAAAAATAAATTTATTAATTATAACCAAATAGAGTTTTTGGAAGGAACAAAATCAGTCACTTTGTTTGTTTGGCCAATTTATATTCGCTGGATGAAAATTAAAGCCAGAGATTTGTGTGATGAGCGTGGAAATTGTATTAAAGAGCTTAACGGTATTAAGTATTCTTATCTTGTTTCTCCTATTGATGGAAGCTACATTTCTTATGCTATGCCTTTAATAATTTTTGAGACTACTAGTGAAAGTGATCCTTTGTATTCCGTTTCTGGATTTAAATTGATAAGCAAGGGAAGCAATATAAACTTTAATGACAATAAGGGCGGATTTTTGGGCGGAATTCCAATGTCTGAAAAATCAGTTGAATCTGGGCTTGTAACCGCGTATCCTTTTGGCTCTAATGATTCTAAGAAAGTGGTTGAGGCTTTTACAGCTCTTTGTAGTAATGGAATTTGGAGCGATATGGTCGCTGAAATTACCATTAAATTTAAGAAACATCCACAAAATGAAAAAGCTTATAGAATTACACTTGATTCTCAGCTTTTTAATGTTGCTATGAAAAAAATAATTGAAAAATATCCTAATATAAGACGTGCAAGTTTGGCATTTAAGTCGCTGATTAATTAA